In Staphylococcus lloydii, the following proteins share a genomic window:
- a CDS encoding amidohydrolase family protein has protein sequence MNKIDMHSHYISPGFAQFLDDYFDGKGDGVPTPAFSIDNYLSLMKETDIDYGILSISSPHLSAAPDVEMLRLTEEVNNYGAHLAKDYHDKIGFFASLPLPLVEDSIKMIDYALDEQKAQGFTLPTNARGIYLGDAHLDEILAKLNQRHATVAIHPNEPKPLNDTIKEEVLTPLMEFFFDTTRTIIFMNQNNVFSRFPNIKWIVPHSGALLPVIAQRVDMGNKMFDVETQPDDLNQVLHSLYFDLAGKVLPHQLPTLLTMVDENKIVYGADAPYTTDNVVKLLNDDLESSSLLTNEQRQKFFYDNAHNLINH, from the coding sequence TTGAATAAAATAGATATGCATTCTCACTACATTTCACCAGGTTTCGCACAATTTTTAGATGATTATTTTGATGGTAAAGGAGACGGCGTACCCACACCAGCTTTTTCAATAGATAATTATTTATCATTAATGAAGGAGACAGATATTGATTACGGTATACTTTCCATTTCTAGTCCTCATTTAAGTGCCGCTCCTGACGTAGAAATGCTTAGACTAACGGAAGAGGTTAATAATTATGGTGCGCATTTAGCCAAAGATTATCACGATAAAATTGGCTTTTTCGCCTCATTACCGCTACCGTTAGTTGAAGATAGTATTAAAATGATAGATTATGCTTTAGATGAGCAAAAGGCTCAAGGGTTCACATTACCGACAAACGCACGAGGAATTTATTTAGGCGATGCTCATTTAGATGAGATTTTAGCTAAATTAAATCAACGTCATGCTACAGTTGCTATCCACCCAAATGAACCTAAACCACTTAACGACACGATAAAGGAAGAAGTCTTAACACCATTGATGGAGTTTTTCTTTGATACAACAAGAACTATCATTTTTATGAATCAAAATAATGTTTTCAGTCGGTTCCCAAATATTAAATGGATTGTCCCTCATAGTGGCGCACTTTTACCTGTTATTGCACAACGTGTAGATATGGGTAATAAAATGTTTGATGTCGAGACGCAACCTGACGATTTAAACCAAGTGCTCCATTCTTTATATTTTGATTTGGCTGGTAAAGTTTTACCTCATCAATTACCTACACTTTTAACTATGGTAGATGAAAATAAAATTGTTTATGGCGCAGATGCACCCTATACGACAGATAATGTCGTTAAGTTATTAAACGATGATTTAGAAAGTTCATCGCTATTAACGAACGAGCAACGCCAAAAATTCTTTTATGATAATGCACACAATCTCATAAATCATTAA
- a CDS encoding ABC transporter permease, with product MFLAWNEIKRNKLKFSLIIGVLIMISYLLFLLSGLANGLINMNREGIDKWHADAIILKKDANQTVEQSNFNLNKVPNDYKKQASLKQSGVIVSNSKNEENALLFGVTKNSFLMPQLIAGHKFKKDNEVVADETLKDKGFHLGDKLSLSQSDETLKIVGFSSSAKYNASPVLFTNNNTIAKVNPMLTKDKTNAVVVKDKHWKNKSLDNKLEAVGINKFVENLPGYKAQNLTLNFMISFLFIISATVIGIFLYVMTLQKINLFGVLKAQGFTNGYLAKVVLSQTFILSLIGTVIGLALTLLTSLFLPSAVPIVFNYATLLIFGVVLIIISMLGSLFSVLTIRKIDPLQAIG from the coding sequence ATGTTTTTAGCCTGGAACGAAATAAAGCGTAATAAGTTAAAATTCAGCCTAATTATCGGCGTGTTAATCATGATTAGTTATTTGCTTTTTTTACTATCTGGTTTAGCAAATGGGTTAATTAACATGAATAGAGAAGGCATTGATAAATGGCATGCCGATGCTATCATACTTAAAAAAGACGCTAACCAAACCGTCGAGCAATCTAACTTCAATTTAAATAAAGTCCCAAATGACTATAAAAAACAAGCTTCACTCAAACAAAGCGGCGTTATTGTTTCTAACAGTAAAAATGAAGAAAATGCATTGCTTTTTGGCGTAACAAAAAATTCATTTTTAATGCCACAATTGATAGCTGGACATAAGTTTAAGAAAGATAATGAAGTCGTGGCAGACGAAACATTAAAAGATAAAGGATTTCATTTAGGAGATAAACTATCACTTTCTCAATCTGACGAAACATTAAAAATTGTAGGATTTAGTAGTAGCGCAAAATATAACGCTTCGCCAGTATTATTTACGAATAATAATACGATTGCCAAAGTGAATCCTATGTTAACTAAAGACAAAACGAATGCCGTTGTAGTAAAAGATAAACATTGGAAAAATAAATCATTAGACAATAAATTAGAAGCCGTTGGTATTAACAAATTTGTAGAAAATTTACCTGGCTATAAGGCTCAAAATTTAACATTAAACTTTATGATTTCATTTTTATTTATCATTTCAGCAACAGTAATTGGTATCTTTTTATACGTCATGACCTTACAAAAAATTAATTTGTTCGGCGTCTTAAAAGCCCAAGGTTTTACAAATGGTTATTTAGCAAAAGTCGTGTTATCGCAAACCTTTATACTATCGTTAATCGGAACCGTTATTGGATTAGCATTAACGTTATTAACGAGTCTATTCTTACCAAGTGCGGTACCGATAGTCTTTAATTATGCGACGTTACTCATTTTCGGTGTAGTCCTAATCATCATATCCATGCTAGGAAGTCTATTTTCCGTCTTAACCATTAGAAAAATCGATCCATTGCAAGCAATAGGCTAG
- a CDS encoding ABC transporter ATP-binding protein — translation MLTFKNVTKDFKDGNHIIEAVKPTNLKFDKGQLVAIVGPSGSGKSTFLTIAGALQTPTSGEVYINDTALSTMKQKQLAQTRMSEIGFILQATNLVPFLTVKQQFKLLKKRKKDVMSDQALQELLSQLGLSDIQNKLPNAISGGQKQRVAIAKALYTNPSIILADEPTASLDTENAMEVMKILQEQTKKRDKTCIIVTHDERLTTYCDMIYHMKDGNLALS, via the coding sequence ATGTTAACTTTTAAAAACGTGACGAAAGATTTTAAAGATGGTAATCACATTATAGAAGCAGTGAAGCCAACAAATTTAAAGTTTGATAAGGGGCAGTTAGTGGCAATTGTAGGTCCTTCAGGTTCTGGTAAAAGTACCTTTTTAACGATAGCAGGTGCACTACAAACACCGACATCAGGCGAAGTTTATATCAATGATACAGCCTTGTCGACGATGAAACAAAAGCAACTAGCACAGACACGAATGAGCGAAATTGGTTTTATTTTACAAGCAACGAATTTAGTTCCATTCTTAACCGTGAAACAACAATTTAAGTTATTGAAAAAGCGTAAAAAAGATGTCATGTCCGACCAAGCATTGCAAGAATTATTATCACAATTAGGGTTATCAGATATTCAAAACAAATTACCTAATGCAATTTCTGGCGGTCAAAAACAACGCGTGGCGATTGCCAAAGCACTTTATACTAATCCATCAATTATATTAGCGGACGAGCCAACCGCTTCGCTTGATACTGAAAATGCAATGGAAGTCATGAAAATTCTACAAGAACAAACTAAGAAACGTGATAAGACATGTATTATCGTTACGCATGACGAACGCCTCACAACGTACTGCGATATGATATATCATATGAAAGATGGCAATTTGGCGTTAAGCTAA
- a CDS encoding NAD-dependent formate dehydrogenase, producing the protein MKIVALFPESVEGEENQILNTKKAIGLKPFLEEKGHELVILADNEADLDKHLADMDVVISAPFYPAYMTRERIEKAPNLKLAITAGVGSDHVDLQAAGEHNVGVVEVTGSNTVSVAEHAVMDLLILLRNYEEGHRQSEAGEWNLSKVGNDARELQNKTIGIFGFGRIGQLVAERLAPFNVTIQHYDPINQKDNEHSKFVEFEQLVATSDAITIHAPLTPDTDDLFNYNVLSKMKDGSYLVNTARGKIVNTDDLVELLEAKHIQGYAGDVWFPQPAQADHPWRTMPRNAMTVHYSGMTLEAQQRIEDGVKDILSRFFNNEPFQDKDIIVDGGQITSKSYKTK; encoded by the coding sequence ATGAAAATAGTAGCATTATTCCCAGAATCAGTTGAAGGAGAAGAAAACCAAATCCTTAACACGAAAAAAGCGATTGGTTTAAAACCATTTTTAGAAGAAAAAGGACATGAATTAGTTATATTAGCAGATAACGAAGCAGATTTAGATAAACACTTAGCAGATATGGATGTAGTGATCAGTGCACCATTCTATCCAGCATATATGACAAGAGAACGTATTGAAAAAGCACCTAACTTAAAATTAGCAATCACAGCTGGGGTAGGTTCTGACCACGTTGATTTACAAGCAGCAGGTGAACACAATGTTGGTGTTGTTGAAGTAACTGGTAGTAATACAGTAAGTGTTGCTGAACACGCAGTAATGGACTTGCTTATTTTATTACGTAACTATGAAGAAGGTCATAGACAATCTGAAGCAGGTGAATGGAACCTTTCTAAAGTAGGAAATGACGCAAGAGAACTACAAAATAAAACAATTGGTATCTTTGGCTTTGGTAGAATTGGACAACTTGTCGCAGAACGTTTAGCACCATTTAACGTTACAATTCAGCACTATGATCCAATAAACCAAAAAGATAATGAACATTCTAAGTTTGTAGAATTTGAACAACTTGTAGCCACAAGTGACGCTATTACAATTCATGCACCACTAACTCCAGATACAGATGATTTATTCAATTATAACGTTTTAAGTAAAATGAAAGACGGTAGCTATTTAGTAAACACAGCACGCGGTAAAATTGTTAATACAGATGACTTAGTAGAACTATTAGAAGCTAAACATATCCAAGGTTATGCAGGAGATGTGTGGTTCCCTCAACCAGCACAAGCTGATCATCCATGGAGAACAATGCCAAGAAATGCTATGACTGTGCACTATTCAGGTATGACGCTAGAAGCACAACAACGTATTGAAGATGGCGTGAAAGATATCTTAAGTCGTTTCTTCAATAACGAACCATTCCAAGATAAAGACATTATCGTAGATGGTGGCCAAATCACTAGTAAAAGTTATAAAACTAAATAA